One window of SAR202 cluster bacterium genomic DNA carries:
- a CDS encoding emp24/gp25L/p24 family protein: MNIGYVHGRGWMLRMMGALLMAAMSVGLAAGCGGGSENGNGGPTRAPTQQAESTPQPSSGSATLFLTANNFDTIKVSLKAGDKLKVKYVAQSVIVGAGDVSNLAQAGAIMAINDPSENSVYRGEQEKTDEIELTADANGEHEIIFQNPFPLQAQSVTVTYSINQ; the protein is encoded by the coding sequence ATGAACATTGGATACGTTCATGGCAGGGGCTGGATGCTAAGGATGATGGGCGCGCTGCTCATGGCAGCCATGTCTGTGGGGCTGGCGGCGGGGTGCGGAGGCGGAAGCGAGAATGGAAATGGCGGGCCAACGCGGGCGCCGACGCAGCAGGCGGAGTCCACGCCCCAGCCGTCTTCAGGAAGCGCGACGCTTTTCTTGACGGCAAACAATTTCGACACGATAAAGGTGTCCCTGAAGGCGGGCGATAAGCTGAAGGTCAAGTATGTGGCGCAGTCGGTGATTGTGGGGGCCGGCGACGTGAGCAACCTGGCGCAGGCCGGGGCGATTATGGCTATCAACGATCCGTCGGAGAATTCGGTATATCGTGGGGAGCAGGAAAAAACGGACGAGATTGAATTGACGGCAGACGCAAATGGCGAGCACGAGATAATCTTTCAAAATCCCTTCCCGCTGCAAGCCCAGAGCGTGACGGTAACGTATTCTATAAATCAGTAG
- a CDS encoding MBL fold metallo-hydrolase: MAMDKMTVGKVEVVSFSDCVAEIDACNFFSNRSVKDFGAYGEHIDENCKVKGGINVAAFLVVSGGQRILVDAGVGPGPVAAMGNVEGRLPRVMKERGVDPESIDVVVATHLHFDHIGWMAVTSGGKVRRTFPKARYIVPKVDWELLRNPSKKPAGARPYAFSEEAIGLFVDKSKELGEGLAKVGDLELVEGKKAVTAEVETVPTPGHTPGHQSLMITSAGERAFILGDVAHLRVQLEIPDWEAHADVQPELGRKTRRETVEWLEREGIKVAAGHFPAPGFGRVVRGKGRRYWRAL, translated from the coding sequence ATGGCTATGGATAAGATGACGGTGGGGAAGGTGGAGGTTGTTTCTTTTTCCGATTGTGTGGCGGAGATTGACGCGTGTAATTTTTTTAGCAACAGGTCGGTGAAGGATTTTGGGGCGTATGGGGAGCATATCGATGAAAACTGCAAGGTTAAGGGCGGGATAAACGTGGCGGCGTTCCTGGTGGTGTCGGGGGGACAGAGGATACTGGTGGACGCGGGGGTGGGGCCGGGGCCGGTGGCGGCGATGGGGAACGTGGAGGGGAGGCTGCCGCGGGTGATGAAGGAGCGGGGCGTCGATCCGGAGTCGATAGACGTTGTAGTGGCGACGCATTTGCATTTCGACCACATCGGATGGATGGCGGTGACGTCGGGCGGGAAGGTGAGGCGGACGTTTCCGAAGGCCAGGTATATAGTGCCGAAGGTTGACTGGGAATTGCTTCGGAACCCGTCGAAGAAGCCGGCGGGGGCGAGGCCGTACGCGTTTTCGGAGGAGGCGATAGGGTTGTTTGTGGACAAGTCGAAGGAGTTGGGGGAGGGGCTGGCGAAGGTGGGGGATTTGGAGCTGGTGGAGGGGAAGAAGGCGGTGACGGCGGAGGTGGAGACGGTGCCGACCCCGGGGCATACGCCGGGGCATCAGAGCCTGATGATAACCTCAGCGGGGGAGCGGGCGTTTATTTTGGGGGACGTGGCGCACTTGCGTGTGCAGTTAGAGATACCGGACTGGGAGGCGCACGCGGACGTTCAGCCGGAGCTAGGAAGGAAGACTCGAAGGGAGACGGTGGAGTGGCTGGAGAGGGAGGGGATTAAGGTGGCGGCGGGGCATTTTCCGGCGCCGGGGTTTGGGAGGGTAGTGAGGGGGAAGGGGAGGCGGTACTGGAGGGCGTTGTAG
- a CDS encoding Glu/Leu/Phe/Val dehydrogenase, with product MAVQQFNAAADKLGLDKGMRAVLSSCKREFTVNFPVKMDNGSVKVFTGHRVQHNVTRGPAKGGIRYHQDVSLDEVKALASWMTWKCAVTNIPYGGGKGGITVNPKDLSKSELERLTRRFATEISPLIGIDSDIPAPDVNTDGQIMAWIMDTISMHSGYTQPGIVTGKPISIGGTLGRTEATGRGVMITAREAAKKQRLSLQGAKVAVQGYGNVGYYGATLLQRQGSKIIAASDSGGGVHNDKGMDAEALQAHKVKTGSVSGYKGGDSITNAELLELPCDILVPAALERQITGKNASKVKAKVIVEGANGPTTPEADAILDSKGVVVVPDILANAGGVVVSYFEWVQDLQRFFWDKDDVDKKLEAVLTKSFDQVMALSAKHKTNMRTAALVLAVQRVAEATTIRGIYP from the coding sequence ATGGCTGTCCAGCAGTTCAACGCCGCCGCCGACAAGCTCGGCTTAGACAAAGGCATGCGCGCCGTCCTCAGTTCATGTAAACGCGAGTTCACCGTCAACTTCCCCGTCAAAATGGACAACGGCAGCGTCAAAGTCTTCACCGGCCATCGCGTCCAGCACAACGTCACCCGCGGCCCCGCCAAAGGCGGCATTCGATACCACCAAGACGTCTCCCTTGACGAGGTCAAAGCCCTCGCCAGCTGGATGACCTGGAAATGCGCCGTCACCAACATCCCCTACGGCGGCGGCAAGGGCGGCATCACCGTCAACCCCAAAGACCTATCCAAATCTGAGCTCGAACGCCTCACCCGCCGCTTCGCCACCGAAATCTCCCCCCTCATCGGCATCGACTCCGACATCCCCGCCCCCGACGTTAACACCGACGGCCAGATCATGGCCTGGATCATGGACACCATCAGCATGCACAGCGGCTACACCCAGCCCGGCATCGTCACCGGCAAGCCCATTAGCATCGGCGGCACCTTGGGCCGCACTGAGGCTACCGGTCGCGGCGTCATGATCACGGCGCGAGAGGCCGCCAAGAAGCAGCGCCTCAGCCTTCAGGGCGCCAAAGTGGCCGTCCAGGGCTATGGCAACGTTGGATATTACGGCGCCACCCTGCTGCAGCGCCAAGGCTCCAAGATCATCGCAGCCAGCGACAGTGGCGGCGGCGTTCATAACGACAAAGGTATGGACGCCGAAGCCCTCCAGGCCCACAAGGTCAAGACCGGCTCCGTCTCTGGCTACAAAGGCGGCGACAGCATCACCAACGCCGAGCTCCTGGAGCTACCCTGCGACATCCTGGTCCCCGCCGCACTGGAGCGCCAGATAACCGGGAAAAACGCCTCCAAGGTCAAGGCCAAGGTCATCGTTGAAGGCGCCAACGGCCCCACCACGCCCGAGGCCGACGCCATCCTGGACAGCAAAGGCGTCGTCGTCGTCCCTGACATCCTCGCCAACGCCGGCGGCGTCGTCGTCTCCTACTTCGAATGGGTCCAGGACCTCCAGCGCTTTTTCTGGGACAAGGATGATGTAGACAAGAAGCTGGAAGCCGTTCTGACCAAGAGCTTTGACCAGGTCATGGCCCTCTCCGCCAAGCACAAGACCAACATGCGCACCGCCGCCCTCGTCCTCGCCGTCCAGCGCGTCGCTGAGGCCACCACCATCCGCGGCATCTACCCCTAA
- a CDS encoding zinc-binding dehydrogenase produces MTAMKGRVVVCRQYRKPFDIEEYEVPPLDPGAILLRTAQSGVCGSDLHTWRGDQEKAPLPKAGKLMGHEGFATIDSLGKGVKTDSLGQPLHEGDRVVYSALFPCYHCRHCLKGNTAFCLDRPVPVAGVYPYFTATYADYMYLPPRHPIFKAPDSLPDEVLAPVNCATGTVMQGLRSAGAREGHTVVIQGAGGLGLTATAVAKDLGAHQVIVLDRLENRLQLAEEFGADHTINVEEFNTPEARVGRVKELTHGRGADIVMELVGRAELMAEGLQMLDNTGTFLEIGDIVPGRTVAIDPSTLLKGKRIVGSLMYPAEILPLALDFLERNVSRRPFHKIVSHKFKLADVNKAFEQAEWNARQTAVTRAVLVP; encoded by the coding sequence GTGACCGCCATGAAGGGTCGAGTCGTCGTCTGCCGCCAGTACCGCAAGCCCTTCGACATCGAAGAATACGAAGTCCCGCCCCTGGATCCCGGCGCCATCCTCCTCCGCACCGCCCAGTCCGGCGTCTGCGGCTCCGACCTTCACACCTGGCGCGGCGACCAGGAAAAAGCCCCCCTGCCCAAAGCCGGCAAGCTCATGGGCCACGAAGGCTTCGCCACCATCGACTCCCTCGGCAAAGGCGTCAAGACCGACTCCCTCGGCCAGCCCCTCCATGAAGGCGACCGCGTCGTCTACTCCGCCCTCTTCCCCTGCTACCACTGCCGCCACTGCCTCAAAGGCAACACCGCCTTCTGCCTGGACCGCCCCGTCCCCGTCGCCGGCGTCTACCCCTACTTCACCGCCACCTACGCCGACTATATGTACCTCCCGCCTCGACATCCCATCTTCAAAGCCCCCGACAGCCTCCCCGACGAGGTCCTCGCCCCTGTCAATTGCGCCACCGGCACTGTAATGCAAGGCCTACGCTCCGCCGGCGCACGAGAGGGCCATACCGTCGTCATCCAGGGCGCGGGCGGCCTCGGCCTCACCGCCACCGCCGTCGCCAAGGACCTGGGCGCCCACCAGGTCATCGTCCTCGACCGCCTGGAAAACCGCCTTCAGCTCGCCGAAGAGTTTGGCGCCGACCACACTATTAACGTCGAGGAGTTCAACACCCCCGAGGCCCGCGTCGGTCGAGTCAAGGAGCTGACTCATGGCCGCGGCGCCGACATCGTCATGGAGCTGGTAGGCCGCGCAGAGCTTATGGCGGAAGGTCTTCAGATGCTGGACAACACCGGCACGTTCCTGGAAATCGGCGACATCGTTCCCGGCCGCACCGTCGCCATAGACCCCTCCACCCTCCTCAAGGGCAAGCGCATCGTCGGCTCCCTCATGTACCCCGCCGAAATCCTTCCCCTCGCCCTCGACTTCCTGGAGCGCAACGTCAGCCGGCGCCCCTTCCACAAAATCGTATCCCACAAATTCAAGCTGGCCGACGTCAATAAAGCCTTCGAGCAGGCCGAATGGAACGCCCGCCAGACCGCCGTCACCCGCGCCGTCCTGGTGCCCTAA
- a CDS encoding LLM class flavin-dependent oxidoreductase, which yields MKFDLFCLPTIPGTLEDRARLRPIGRNNDRYQQMLDELRKIVVFADKAGFHAFSTTEHHFHSEGYEASVAPLLLYADFAARTKNIKFAPLGLVLPSWDPIRCAEELAILDHLTKGRVIAGFARGYQDRWTNVLGQQYHVTAATMDGSAIDERNREVFEEVFEIIKLAWTQDTLSYKGKYYSVPVPYEEGIRRWPPTQWTASYGAPGEMDSEGVIRKISVIPKPYQNPHPPFWQPFAVSETTIRRCAQRDIVPWIMTSLPPNFTQLCQVYQEVAAKEGREHRLGQNVGAIRAVYFGKTYEDAFKLGLKAHGIGFHHYFGGFGFVEPFRNPGEESPRPLTFPTERQTFQRMVDHDFAICGTVDQVKRKIESLSKCHSNGSLEWFGWSFGQGFLTWPEAQDQLALFEKHIMPEFKG from the coding sequence ATGAAATTTGACCTCTTCTGCCTCCCCACCATCCCAGGCACCCTGGAAGACCGCGCCCGCCTCCGGCCCATCGGCCGCAACAACGACCGCTACCAGCAAATGCTCGACGAGCTCCGCAAAATCGTCGTCTTCGCCGACAAGGCCGGCTTCCACGCCTTCTCCACCACCGAGCACCACTTCCACTCCGAAGGCTACGAAGCCTCGGTAGCTCCCCTTCTCCTCTACGCCGACTTCGCCGCCCGCACCAAAAACATCAAGTTCGCTCCCTTGGGCCTCGTCCTCCCCTCCTGGGACCCCATCCGATGCGCCGAAGAGCTAGCCATCCTCGACCACCTCACCAAGGGCCGAGTCATCGCCGGCTTCGCGCGAGGCTACCAGGACCGATGGACCAACGTCCTCGGCCAGCAGTACCACGTCACCGCCGCCACCATGGACGGCTCCGCCATCGACGAGCGCAACCGCGAGGTCTTTGAAGAGGTCTTCGAGATCATCAAGCTGGCCTGGACCCAGGACACCCTCTCCTACAAAGGCAAATATTACTCGGTGCCTGTCCCCTACGAAGAAGGCATACGTCGCTGGCCTCCTACCCAGTGGACCGCCAGCTACGGCGCCCCCGGCGAGATGGACAGCGAAGGCGTCATCCGCAAAATCTCCGTCATCCCCAAGCCCTACCAGAACCCCCACCCTCCCTTCTGGCAGCCCTTCGCCGTCAGCGAGACCACCATCCGACGCTGCGCCCAGCGCGACATCGTCCCCTGGATCATGACCTCTCTGCCGCCCAACTTCACCCAACTGTGCCAGGTGTACCAGGAAGTAGCCGCCAAGGAAGGCCGAGAGCATCGGCTGGGCCAGAACGTCGGGGCCATCCGCGCCGTCTACTTCGGAAAGACTTACGAGGACGCCTTCAAACTTGGCCTCAAGGCCCACGGCATCGGCTTTCACCACTACTTCGGCGGCTTCGGCTTCGTCGAACCCTTCCGCAACCCCGGCGAGGAGTCCCCAAGACCCCTCACCTTCCCCACCGAGCGGCAGACCTTTCAGCGCATGGTCGACCACGACTTCGCCATCTGCGGCACCGTCGATCAGGTCAAACGCAAAATCGAATCCTTATCCAAATGCCACTCCAACGGCAGCCTGGAATGGTTCGGCTGGAGCTTCGGCCAGGGCTTCCTAACCTGGCCCGAAGCCCAAGACCAGCTCGCCCTCTTCGAAAAACACATCATGCCCGAATTCAAGGGCTGA
- a CDS encoding emp24/gp25L/p24 family protein, translated as MIWTVFTASMAACGGASQPLNVDGTGTDGTSTPAATTASQGDQAATGSQEIYVPPSQFKDFNLSLNGGDAVRLHFVARSQVVGRSALGTGGSQQGQVESEVTLAVTDPLGNVIYEGKPTKEDTVNFTAESAGKYTFTFINSFPFQGESVKLDYVINP; from the coding sequence GACGGTTTTTACAGCGTCGATGGCTGCGTGCGGCGGCGCCAGCCAACCTTTGAATGTTGATGGGACGGGAACAGACGGAACAAGCACACCCGCAGCGACCACGGCGTCGCAGGGAGACCAGGCGGCAACAGGCAGCCAGGAGATTTACGTGCCGCCGTCTCAGTTCAAAGACTTTAACCTTTCGCTTAATGGGGGCGATGCGGTCCGGCTGCATTTTGTAGCCAGGAGCCAGGTTGTGGGAAGGTCAGCACTGGGGACGGGGGGGAGCCAGCAGGGCCAGGTGGAGAGTGAGGTGACGCTGGCGGTGACGGACCCGCTAGGGAACGTGATTTATGAGGGAAAACCAACGAAAGAGGACACGGTAAATTTTACCGCTGAGTCCGCCGGCAAGTATACGTTTACTTTCATAAATTCCTTTCCATTCCAAGGCGAGTCAGTTAAGCTGGACTACGTGATAAATCCCTGA